The Rubrobacter tropicus nucleotide sequence TTATTGTTCATTCGGGCTTCTCAACTGACCTTGGTGACGCTGTGTGGCTTGCTGGCAGATCTTTCGAGGGAAGACCGGCGGCTCAGCGAGGTGCTTAGAGAGGCAAAGGTCGGAAGCTTCAAAGGGTTCTCGCTAAGGTTCCGTACGAACTTGCCCTCCACCGACCCCACCGACCACGCCTACGTCGAGGATCTGGCCAGGCACGCCACACGCGCCCTACGTTTGGGCTCCGATCGTTTGCTAGTCTTCGATCTCGCAGAGCGCCCACAAGACTTCCCAAGTGACGTGCTTGAAGAATTCGATGGCGGCTTGTCACTCTTCGAGACTCTGGCTCGCCTCGCGACCCCTGCCGAAGACGGCCAAGCATCCTTACGCGAAGTGAACCTTTTCGTCGAGCGCTATGAGGCTGAAGAACGGGAGAACGAGCGGGGTGAAGCGCCGCTGATGCACCTCTTCGATTGGCTAAGTGACGGTGAGCGGAGCTTCGTGGGACGCATGTGCCTATTTTCGCTCCTGGGTGCCACCGAGGCACTTGTACTGCTCGACGAACCTGAGGTCCATTTTAATGATTACTGGAAGCGGCAGATCGTGAAGCTCATAGATGGTGCGATCGAGGATAGCGACAGTCATGTATTGATCACGACCCATTCCAGTATTGTGCTGACCGACGTTCCGCGTGAAGACATAGTGATCCTAAACCGCGGCGCCGGCTTTACTGATGATTACTCTTTCCCCGGCATCAAGACCTTTGCCAGCGATCCCAGCGACGTCATGGTGCACGTGTTCGGGGCACCGCAGGCTACAGGGGCGGCGAGCGTACAGCAGATCCAGGAAGCATTAGAACGGTCGCGTCGAGAACCTAATCAAGACGAGCTGAGATGGCTCTTCGATCGTACTGGCCCGGGTTACTGGAGCTACCGGATACGTCGAGAACTGGCGCGAATGGAAAACGAGTGATTCACTGGGTTGCCCTCCCGAGGATAACCCGAAGACGTTTGACCGACGTGGTCGTACTCCAGATGCTACTTCTCAGGTATGCGGCCTCTACAAGCGAATTGGACAGAACTGCTTGCGCCGGTTACATCGACCAATGCGACAGGTTCAGGGGACGCGGAGAGCGTATCGCAGGCTGGGTCTGGCAAGCTCCAGTAAGCAGGAAGGGGCTACTTGCCGAGTTTGCCAAAGGATCCATGGCTCGCAAGCGACTGTGGGTAGATAGGATGTGCAACGAGGTCGTTAACTTACTCCGGGGCCCGAACAGTGCCTTGAAGCTCACTCCTTACCGGGTGCGCAACCCGGAGAGCTGGCGGAGCGCCGGGGCTAAGTTTTTGCGTGGTTTCTACGACTCAGGACTTGGCGCCTCAACTTCCACATTTCCCGAGTATTTGTTCTCTGAACCGAGCGCTGAGCCTTTCGGGAGAGAGCAGTTTCTCAGCGCGTTCCTCACGGTAAATAGAGAGCTACGATTCTGCTCGGCGTGTGATGAGACAAAACACTACACAGTCTCCCGGACCGGTAAACGCGCGTATATAGACCATTACTTCCCAAAGAGCTTGTACCCCCACCTCGCTTGCCATCCGTACAACCTGGTCCCCGTATGTTCATTCTGCAACGAGATAAAGCAAGATCGAGATCCTCTCCTAAGGAAGACTAGAAAAAGGCGAAGCAAACCGTCGCATATCTCGCTACCTTACCGTGGACAATCTGATTTGGGGTCCTGGACTTACCTTAAGGTAAGGCTTCTCGACACGTTGCCTCCTGCTGCGTTCGAGGAACTCAAACCGCAGGGAGCCAACTACCTAACGGACGGCATCGAGACCTTCAGAGAGCTGTACGAGGTGCCCGACCGTTGGGACAAGCAAGTAGACTGTGTTGGTCCCTCGCTAGTTAGACATCTGTTCCAATTCTTGGACGCTCACTTCGTCCCACGCGACGCCGGGCGGATATCAGTGGACTACATGGACTGGTTTTTGTCTCAGCTTATGGATTACCGGGGCAGGGAACCGTTCGCGTTCGCAATGACATGGTGGGCTGCCGCGTTGGTTAACAAGGAACAAGTTGACACTGTCGCGCACGATGCGGAGCACAGCACTTCGCTCATGCTGCAGTTGCCAATACTCTTTGGGTACGATGAAAGGCCGAGACCTGCTCACTTCGAGGATCCAGATGAGTACGAGATCTCAGAAAACCTTCTTGAGGAAGACAACGTTCGCTCCGCTATTGAAACGGCACGAAGCTTAAGGGGGGTGGCCGATACTGCAGCGTGAAGTTCGCAGCCTTCCTCCTGTAAAATCCTACAGTTCTGAGTCCTGATCGAGCTCCCTGCGTAGCAAGCCGGCCTTCACCGGGTGTCCGTTGTCTTTCAACCACCGCACGGTCTCTTGCGCCAGCTTGCGCAGCCGGTCCACCTCCTCTCTCAGGGCAAGTATCTGGTCGAATTCCTCGGACGCCTCCCGCCCACACCACTCCCTTACGAGGGCGTGAACCGGCTCGACCTTCCTCAGCCGCTCCTCGGCCCGCTCGCGGTAAGGAGCGCTGTCGACCCACCACGCGTGGGACGGGACGGGCCCGCCGGAGACCAGTTCCTGCCGCAGCTCGTCCTCCTCCTTCTGTATGCGGCCGAGGACCTTCTGCGGGAACCGTCGGCAGAGGTCCTTCGCCAGCTTCACCGCCGTTTGGAACGGGGCCCTGTACCATCCGAGCCGGTCCACAAAGGCGTAAGGCTCGTCGAGCATCGCATCTTTGTCCAAGCCGAGCCTGAGCGCCGCCGCATCCAGGTCCTGGACGAACAACAGGTCGTACTCTATGGCCCTGTATCCTAGGAAGATTTCCTCTTGAGGGCTAGAGTGCTCGGACAGCGCACCGAAGACCTCACCGGCAGCCTCCCACGTCACCTCGTCGGAGGCCTCCTCCGAGACCTCGACCGCCGCTAGCATTTGGCGCTCCTCTTCGAGGAAGGCCTCCGCTTCCTCCCACGGCGCGAGGAGTCGGATCTTCGGGACCCACTCCTCCAGGCCCTCGTACTCGCCATCGAGCCAGCGGACCCGCGCCTTGTTCGAGCGGGGCGGTCCTTCCTTGACCACCTCGACGGGCCGCACAGGCTCCCCGTACGCGCGCACGCGAGCCCGGTAGGCGAAACGCTGCCCAACGCTATCGGCCCAATCGGATCCCAAGGAGCAACCTCCTTCGATCGACGTTTGCTTCGGCCGCGCCCATGTTAACTATCCGCCCAGGCACCAGCAACGAGCGTACATGTCAGAAGATCAACCGGATTATGGGTGCAGCTCATAGGAAACCTTTTCGATCACTCTCGGCGAAAAGCTCGAGCTTCTACCTCGGATCGCCGGGAGATTGTGGCTTTCTGAGCGACAAGCAAAAGCGCGTAACACCGCCAATTACAGTCGCTTCTATAGCCCAGGTAGCAACTACGCCAGTCGTTTGACAACGGTAAGAGAGATCTATTAAGACGCGGTTCGGGATGCTCTGATTCGAGGGGATAAGTCGAGCCAGCCAGCGCTCTACAGGACCATCGCGTAAACGATAAGTGGTAGACGAGTGGTACACATCAGACGGTCAGCTTGTGGGGCAAGACAAAAAGACCTGCAAAACGGGCATTTTGTGGCGCGCTCGGCAGGACTCGAACCTGCGACCTCCTGATTCGTAGTCAGGCGCTCTATCCGGCTGAGCTACGAGCGCATCGGAAGGTCTATGATACCGCCGCGTTGGGTATCTCTCAAGGCGGGCGCCTCGGTGGCGCGGTTTTGTGGATATACTTGCGGGGTGGTTGTGGTTCGACGGACGAAGGCGGGGTATTGAGCGGGTCGGTTCTGCTGGTCATAGGGGATGACGAGGAGAGGTTGCACCTGAGAAGAGCATTGTCCGGGGAGGGGTGGCGTGTGATCCCGGCCGGCTCAGGCAACCAGGCCCGACAGATGGCGAGCCGCGAAGAGTTCGAGATAGCCGTCGTGGACAACCGCCTCCCGGACGAGCGGGGCTTTCAGGTGATCTCGGCCGTCCAGAAACCGAACGTCTCGACGGTCGCCCTGCTCCGGGACGAGGACACGATGGACCGCATAGTCGGCATCGAGCTCGGCGCGGATTACTACATGCGTTCGCCGGTAAACCCGAGGGAGCTGGTGGCGCGCGTGAAGCAGATCTTCCGCAAGCGCGAGCGCGGCGGCGACGAGGACTCGGGCAGGCTCTTCGTGGGAGACCTTGAAATAGACCCGGACCAGGTCCTCGTCCGGAAGGGCGAGAAGGAGATCGCTCTCTCACCCCGCGAGTTCAAATTGCTGCACACCCTCGCCCGCAGCCCCGGACGCGTCTTCCCCCGTACCGCCCTACTCCGCCAGGTGTGGGGCGAGGACGAGTTCATAGACGAAAGAACCGTCAACGTCTACGTCCAGCGCCTGCGCAACAAACTGGGCGACAACCCGAACGAGCCGAAGATGATAGAGACCGTCAGAGGGTTCGGGTACCGCCTCGTAAGACCGAGCGGTTAGCGGCTCGCGAAGCGAGCCGCGCTTTCGGCTTTCAGCGGTCAGCTTTTGGTCTCAAGGTCGTGGAGAGGAGGCGCTGCGGGTACCCGATGGTGTCCTCGCGCGGGTTCACCCCTTCCGAAGGCACGTTTCGCTTCACTACAGCGGTTTGCAGAATCTCAAGCCCGTTGGGGGTGGGCCTACGGGTTTTTGGGCTTTCGGGTTCCGAGGGGTGGAGGGTCGGGGCCCGCCCGCGGCCTCGTGGCGCGCCCCTGAAAACCTGAGTGCCTCAAAACCCAAAAACCTCACCAACGATGAGGGTCGGTCTCTCCGCAAACCGCTGTAGAAAAAACTGATAGCTGAAGGCTGACAGCCGAAAGCCCGGCGCTCTACGAGCGCCGGATAAGCGCCCCGCCCCGGATCGTCTCCCCCGGCCTGACGTTGTAGCCGTGGCCCACTATGCAGTCCTCGAGGTACGCGCCGTCGCCGACCATGGAGCCGGGGAGCAGGATGCTACGCTTGATGGTGGCGTCGGGCCGCACCCAGCAGTCGGTGCCGATGGTAACGTCGCCGGAGAGGGTTACGCCGCGGCCAACCACCGCGTCCCTGCCCACGAGGACGTGGCCCTCTATGTTGGCGGCCGGGTGGATCTGGGCGTCCTCCCCGACCCACAGGCTCTCGCCGCGTTTTTCGCCGGGGATCTCGACGCCGACCTTCCCCGAGAGCACGTCGTACTGGGCCTGCCTGTACGCCTCCAAAGTCCCTATGTCCGACCAGTAGAAATCCCCCTGGTAACCGACGAACCGTTCCCCGTTCTCGAGGAACTTGGGGAAGACGTCCTTGGCGAAGTCGAAGAAGGTTTCCGCGGGGACGTAGTCGAGCGCCCGCGGCTCCAGCACGTAGATGCCCGTGTTGGCGAGGGTGCTTATGGCCTCCTCGGGGTCGGGCTTCTCCTGGAAACCGAGGATGCCCGAGTCTTCGTCTATCTCGACCACCCCGAACTCGGAGGTGTCGTAGACCCATCGCAGCGCTATGGTCGCGAGCGCCCCCTTCTCCTTGTGGAAGCGGACCAGCTCGCCGATATCGATGTCCGTCAGGGCGTCGCCGGAGACGACGACGAAGGTGTCGTCGAAGCGTTCGGCCAGCCGCCTGACGCCGCCGGCGGTGCCCAAGAGCTCGTCCTCCCTGCTCAGTTGGACTTTCATGCCGTTTATTCGCGACTCCTCGCCGTAGGCTTCGAGGAGGGCGTCCGCCAGGTAGTGAACGTTAACGTGAACCTCGTCGACGCCGTGCCTGGCGAGGAGGCCGAAGATGTGGCCGATGATCGGGGTGTCGACGACGGGGGCGAGGGGCTTTGGGATCTCCCCCGTCAACGGAAAGAGGCGGGTGCCCTTGCCGGCCGCGAGCGCCATTGCCTTCATAGTCGGTCTACCATCCTTTGTCCTCGTTCCGTTTGGCCCTCTTCTCGAAGGCGCCCTAAAGGTCCACGCCCATCAGGCCCTGCTGCAGCCCGCCGGTCCGTGCTCTATATTCACCCCCGTGCATGACGGCACTTTACACCGGCTCTTCCCGTCGGCCAAGTTCGACGAACCGCTCAAGCGCTACACGGCGTGGAAGATAGGCGGTCCGGCCGACGCCCTACTCGAACCGAAGAGCGCGGACGAGGTCGTCGCAGCGGTAAACGCGGCCCGCGAGAACGACGTGCCCGTTACGGTTCTCGGCGGCGGTACGAACGTGCTGGTGCGCGACGGCGGCATCAGGGGCCTGACCATCAGACTCGCAAAATCCCTGACGAACGTCGAGGCGGACGGTACCTCCGTAATCGCCGACGCCGGCGTCCTCTACCCGGTCCTCGCCAACACCACGGCCGCCAAGGGCCTCGCCGGCCTGGAGTTCGCCACGGGCATCCCGGGCACCGTCGGCGGCGCCGTCTTCATGAACGCCGGCGCCTACGGCTCGGAGACCACGGAGGTCCTGGATTGGGCCGACGTCTTCGAGGCGGACGCCGGCGAGGTCGTCAGGATGAAAAACGAGGACCTGCGCCTCTCCTACCGCCGGAGCATCCTGCACGAGCACCCCGACTGGCTCGTCCTGCGGGCCGGCTACACCTTGCGACCCGGCGACGCGGAGTCGCTCAAGGCCCGCATAAAAGAGTTCAGGGCCCAGCGCATGAACGGCTCCCCGAACAGGCCGAGTTGCGGCTCCACCTTCAAACGCCCCCCCGGCGACTTCCCCGGCCGCGTCATAGAAGCCGCAGGCCTCAAAGGCACCAGGGTGGGAAACCTCGAAGTCTCACCCGTCCACGCCAACTACCTCGTAAACCTCGGCGGCGGCACCGCCGAAGATGCCCTGAAGTTGATAGAACTCGTCAGGAATACCGTCCGCGAGAAGCTGGGCGTCGAGCTCGAATCCGAAGTGAGGGTGATCGGCGAGCCGTAGGATCTTAGCTTTCAGCAGTCAGCTTCAAGGTTCGCCATCCGGGTTCTGAGACGGACTCGCGACGTTTGGAGGGCTTCTTGTGGGGACGCGGTTCCGCCATAGACGACTTAGCTGATCGCTGATCGCTGATCGCTGACAGCCTGTTTCGGCGAACGCCGAAACAGGTCCGGTATCTCCGCAAGGTCCGTGTGCGAATCGCAGGCGTCGAGAAGCGCTTGCGAGGTGCATTGGGCCGCGCTTATGACCTCTACGCGCAAGCCCTTTTCGCTCTGGAGGTATTCGACGGCCTCGACGTAGTCGCCGTCGCCCGAGACGAGGACGTACGTGTCGGCGTGGGAGGCGAGGCGCATCATGTCGACGACTATGCCGACGTCCCAGTCGCCCTTGTGGGAGACGGCGCGTTCGCCCTGCGGGGTGGTCGTCTCGTGGACCTGGAGCGGTTTGGAGCGCACCTTGTAGCCGAACTTGTTGAGGTTGTAGACGAACGGGCGGGCCGAGGGGGTGCCCTGGGCCTCGTCCGTCTCTTGCTTCTCTACGATGTAGAAGGTGGCGCGGAGAAGTTTACGGTCGCCGACGGCCGCTTGGAGGAGGCGGGAGTAGTCCAAGACGCCCTTGTGGTAGCTTTTGATCGAGTGGTACAGGTTAGCCCCGTCCACAAAGACCGCAACCCGCCCGCCATGACCACGCCCCTCCATCGCGCGAATGGTAGCAGAAAATACCCGTCGCCCCTTTAAGAATGGCGGTTTACCCTGCGGGACAACTGGGTTAATATCCGTAGGCTTTACGGGACAGAGACCGGTTGGGAGGGATCGCCACGGACTTCGAGGTCAGCATCGACGAGCACGCCGACGATTACTCCGTCGTGGCCGTCCGCGGCGAGATGGATCTCCACACCTCCCCGAAGGTCCAGGGCGCCATCGAACGGGCCTCCGAGAGCAACGGCGTGGACGCCGTCGTCGTGGACATGAGCGGTGTGGCCTTCATGGACTCGACGGCCCTCTCGGCCCTCGTACGCTCCAAGGACGCCCTCGGAAAACGGGACGTCGCCCTGCGCCTCGCCGCGCCCTCGGACGCCGTGGCCCGTATCTTCTCCGTCACCGGCTTCCACGACTTCTTCGAGGTCTTCGACTCCCGCGAAGCCGCCATCACCGCCTAGAGGCCGTGCCGGCGATTTTGCGTGCCCGGCAGGATCGTCCACGCTAGCTTTCGATCACGAGAATCATCGTCGGTGGAGCGTGAAGGGAACGACCATCCTTGAACAAACTGCCCCTCGTAGATTCGCACCTCGACCTGGCGGAGAACACGACGCTTTTCGGACGCGACCTGACCCTGGGGGTGGCCGAAACAAGGGCGCTCGAGAGACGCACGACGCAGCAGGCGACCGTCTCACTCCCCGAACTCGAACGGGGGGGGTATAGCGGTGGCCTTCGCGACGGTGACCGCGGGTTTCCTGGCCGAGGACGTCGGCGAGGGTTTCGAACCCGGATCTGCCATCTACCGCACGCCGGAGGAGGCCGAAGCGCAGGCGCTCGTCCAGGTTGGGCTGTACGAAAGCTGGGAAGAGG carries:
- a CDS encoding LabA-like NYN domain-containing protein, which translates into the protein MEGRGHGGRVAVFVDGANLYHSIKSYHKGVLDYSRLLQAAVGDRKLLRATFYIVEKQETDEAQGTPSARPFVYNLNKFGYKVRSKPLQVHETTTPQGERAVSHKGDWDVGIVVDMMRLASHADTYVLVSGDGDYVEAVEYLQSEKGLRVEVISAAQCTSQALLDACDSHTDLAEIPDLFRRSPKQAVSDQRSAIS
- a CDS encoding STAS domain-containing protein, with product MGGIATDFEVSIDEHADDYSVVAVRGEMDLHTSPKVQGAIERASESNGVDAVVVDMSGVAFMDSTALSALVRSKDALGKRDVALRLAAPSDAVARIFSVTGFHDFFEVFDSREAAITA
- the murB gene encoding UDP-N-acetylmuramate dehydrogenase; the encoded protein is MPAASAIAFIVGLPSFVLVPFGPLLEGALKVHAHQALLQPAGPCSIFTPVHDGTLHRLFPSAKFDEPLKRYTAWKIGGPADALLEPKSADEVVAAVNAARENDVPVTVLGGGTNVLVRDGGIRGLTIRLAKSLTNVEADGTSVIADAGVLYPVLANTTAAKGLAGLEFATGIPGTVGGAVFMNAGAYGSETTEVLDWADVFEADAGEVVRMKNEDLRLSYRRSILHEHPDWLVLRAGYTLRPGDAESLKARIKEFRAQRMNGSPNRPSCGSTFKRPPGDFPGRVIEAAGLKGTRVGNLEVSPVHANYLVNLGGGTAEDALKLIELVRNTVREKLGVELESEVRVIGEP
- a CDS encoding response regulator transcription factor, with the protein product MSGSVLLVIGDDEERLHLRRALSGEGWRVIPAGSGNQARQMASREEFEIAVVDNRLPDERGFQVISAVQKPNVSTVALLRDEDTMDRIVGIELGADYYMRSPVNPRELVARVKQIFRKRERGGDEDSGRLFVGDLEIDPDQVLVRKGEKEIALSPREFKLLHTLARSPGRVFPRTALLRQVWGEDEFIDERTVNVYVQRLRNKLGDNPNEPKMIETVRGFGYRLVRPSG
- a CDS encoding AAA family ATPase; the encoded protein is MRLERLYIGDYRVLRDLEIHFEPPEEVTLPVLGPDYALDFLVGVNGTGKSTVLRALSEIFRRMDGDTKAAAFPFDISYRLASGEGVSVTNIDPDTRKVSLDFWLRRRGGEERVGKVDERYLPTRIVAFTTGSEAEWEISETTEDPDPDAVRLVRSMTADEREVREIPGLPVNTGEPGEDRANRQNRLLFIRASQLTLVTLCGLLADLSREDRRLSEVLREAKVGSFKGFSLRFRTNLPSTDPTDHAYVEDLARHATRALRLGSDRLLVFDLAERPQDFPSDVLEEFDGGLSLFETLARLATPAEDGQASLREVNLFVERYEAEERENERGEAPLMHLFDWLSDGERSFVGRMCLFSLLGATEALVLLDEPEVHFNDYWKRQIVKLIDGAIEDSDSHVLITTHSSIVLTDVPREDIVILNRGAGFTDDYSFPGIKTFASDPSDVMVHVFGAPQATGAASVQQIQEALERSRREPNQDELRWLFDRTGPGYWSYRIRRELARMENE
- a CDS encoding sugar phosphate nucleotidyltransferase, translating into MKAMALAAGKGTRLFPLTGEIPKPLAPVVDTPIIGHIFGLLARHGVDEVHVNVHYLADALLEAYGEESRINGMKVQLSREDELLGTAGGVRRLAERFDDTFVVVSGDALTDIDIGELVRFHKEKGALATIALRWVYDTSEFGVVEIDEDSGILGFQEKPDPEEAISTLANTGIYVLEPRALDYVPAETFFDFAKDVFPKFLENGERFVGYQGDFYWSDIGTLEAYRQAQYDVLSGKVGVEIPGEKRGESLWVGEDAQIHPAANIEGHVLVGRDAVVGRGVTLSGDVTIGTDCWVRPDATIKRSILLPGSMVGDGAYLEDCIVGHGYNVRPGETIRGGALIRRS